The DNA sequence CTCCGGCATCCCTTGCAATCCTTTCTGTGCCGTCGGTGGAGTTGTTGTCATAGACATAGATGTCGGCATGGGGCATGACCCTTTTAAAATCAGTCACTACCTTTTCGATAGTTTTTGATTCGTTGTAGCATGGGATTAGAATGGCCGTTTTCATAATAAACACGATTTAAAAATTAACTAATATAATATATTCTTATAATCTTATTTATGTATTGTGAGAATAATGTATTGAAAAATAATCCAAAAATGATTAATAATTAACTTAAACATTACATATTTATTATAAAAAATATATATAAATTCTCATGTTCGAAGTATCAGATTGCATTTCAAAAGTCAAGACGCTGAACCGTAGGGATTTGTTAATCTTTTTAATACCGTTCATCGTATTCTCATTGTATCTTCACGTTTTTAATCCCGGAATTCTTGCATTTGATTCATACAATCAGCTGCACCAGATTGCAACCGGGCAGTTTGACAGCTGGCATCCCTTTTTCCACACATTCATTGAGATGCTGTGTCTGAAGGTTTATGCAAGCCCAGCATCGGTTGCAGCTCTCCAGATTGTCACATTTTCAGCATTCTGGATGATTATATGCAAATACAACAGGGACGACTCTCAAAAAGGAAAAAAAACATTTGCCGTACAGCTTATAATCACATTGGTAATTGCGCTGATTCCAATAAACCCCATCTTTTCACTCAATCTCCAAAAGGACATTCTCTTCAGCTATCTTCTGCTGATGCTGTGTTTCATGATGGAGGTGCTGATAGACAGAAGGGGAATTGTGGGATATCCATTTGCAATTGCTCTTTCAGTTGTTTTGGCATTCCTTGCACAGCTAAGATACAACGGTATGGTTTTGGTTTTAGTATTTTTAGTGATTCTTGCAATATGGATGTATCTGAAAAACAGGGACATCAAGATTGTGGCACTGATTCCGGCATTGACCATAGTGTTTATTCTGATTATAGCCTCATTGAACATTGCTTATGATGTTGAGGACCGCCGTGATGATGCACTTTGTCTTATGGTTGGGCATATGCTGGCTGATTATGACGTGAACAATAAGATAGACTCATCCGATGAAGTCACACTGCACAAATTTGTAGATAAAAACAACTCAAAGGAATATTACAGTGTGTTCTGGAAAGATCCCACACGTAACGATATACTGCATAAGGACGTATGGAAAAAGGACAAGGGAACATACATCAAAATGGCTATCGGATATTCCCTTAAGCATCCTGTGCATTTTATCACATATCTTCTTCATTCCGCTCCAATCGTATGGCAAATTACTTGGGATAGCGAGTGGCAGCATGCCAACGGCCAGGTATATGATACAAACAACACAGGTCACAGGGATGGCTTTTACAATAAAAGGAATAAGGTTCCTGCGGCGGATTTCGACAATGTAACTTCGCTGCATATCTCATCTCCTGAATATGGGGCATTGAACAATTGGGTTTATTTTGCAAAGGATAATCCTGTATTGTATGCACTGTTTGACAGCCCTGCATTATACATGTATCTGGCAATGATTATTCTGGCGGTGCTGTATTGGATTACAAGGGTCAAGGATTTATGGCTGATTTATCTTCCGAACCTGCTGAATATAGCAATAGTATTCGTTTCAATACCGGCTCAGCTGACCAGGTATCTCTATCCTAATCTGCTTGTCGGATATCTTCTGGTAATAATTTTGGTTGGAATTTTGATGAACAGGAAAAAGGAAGTCACATAACGATAACCTATATATTCAATTTTTAATGTAAAAAATTGCACTGTATTCAAAATCTAAATTTTTATATATTTTAAAAAATATATGATATATGGGTTGTTGGAAATATTTTCCAATCAACATTTATACTTATAAGGAGTATTAAATATGAGATGTGTTGGTACTGTTGTACGTGGTATAAGGACACCTATTATTAAAGAGAACGACGATTTGGCCACTATAGTTGTAGATTCATTAATGAATGCAAAAGAAAGCGAAGGATTTGAATTTAAAGACAAGGACGTTGTCGCAATCACTGAAGCTGTTGTTGGAATTTCAGAAGGAAATTATGTGACTGTCGATGATGTTGCAAAAGACCTGCAGGAAAAATTCCCGTCAAAAAGCATTGGAGTTGTAAACCCGATTTTAAGTAGAAACAGATTTTCAATTGTTTTAAAAGGTATTGCAAGAGGAATGGACAAGATTGTCCTTCAAACCACTTTCCCTGCCGATGAGGTCGGTAACGGAATTTTGGATGAAGAGATTTTAGCTGAAAGCGATTTCCACCTTGGAAGCGTTATTTCAGAAGATGATTATAAAGAGACTTTCGGTTCATGGATTCATCCGTTTACCGGAATCAACATGATTGACTTTTACCGTGAGCTTATTGAAAGCGAAGACTGTGAAGTTGAATTCGTATTTTCAAACGATGTCAAGACTATCCTTGACTACTCAAAAGATGTTTTAACCTGTGACATTCACACAAGGGGCAAGACTGTTGCACTTTTAAAAGACCTTGGAGCTAACGTTTACGGCCTGCATCAAATTTTAACAGAACCTGTTGACGGTTCAGGATTCAATCCGCAATACGGTCTTTTAGGTTCAAACAAGGCAACTGAAGAAAAACTCAAACTCTTCCCTAAAACCGGTGACAAACTGGTCAAAGAAGTCCAAAAAAGGCTTATTGACATTACAGGTAAACAGATTGAGGTCATGGTTTATGGTGACGGTGCATTCAAGGATCCTGTTGGAAAAATCTGGGAGCTGGCTGACCCTGTCGTTTCACCTGCACACACTGACGGTTTAATCGGTACTCCAAATGAAATTAAGCTTAAATATGTTTCTGATAACAAGTTCGCTGATTTAAGGGGTGATGAGCTTAAAGAGGCAATCAAGGAAGAAATCAGAAACAAGGACAAGGATTTGACCGGTCAGATGATTACTGAAGGTACCACTCCAAGGGTACTGACAGATTTAATCGGTTCACTCTGTGACCTGACAAGCGGTTCCGGGGACAAGGGAACTCCGGTAGTATTCATTCAGGGATACTTTGATAATTTAGCAAATGACTAAATTATCATTTCTTACTTTTTTTATCTACATCACGTTATTTTAAAATTTAACTTTAACACCATATTTAACTTATTTTAAAAGATGCCTAAATTATACTCATGTTAATGTCATCATATATCAAAAATATCAATCGTTAATGTAAGGATTAACATAGTAAATTACTGACCATTTTTCAGAGTGAAAAACATTAAATATTTTGGTAAAGAATATATTACCTGTTGGTGATGTGATGGATAAAAGGACAATATTTACAATAGTGTTTTCATCTGCAATGTTCATACTCTTTTTTGCAACATTTCTAAACTCTCCGATTCCATACGGGGATCGTTTTCATCTTGCAGACCCGAGAGAAGTCGAAGTAGGTCCTGTCAATTTCACAGTCTCATGGGAATTTCTAGAAGACGACAACCGCACCCAATGCAGCCAGACAAGCATAGCCGACCATCAGGCAGTGAAATATGAAAAGACATTTCATCAAAACGACATGCTTCTTTTGTCGATAAGCGTTTATGAGTTCAATGAAAGTTTTGAATTAAATGATTTCAATGACGGCTCATGGCAGGATAAAAGCATAAACGGCATCGACGGAATATACAAAACAACTTCAGTCCACTACGGCGCATGGAACAAGACATTTCCAAGATACCACTTTGACTATGTTAAAGATGACAAGCTGATTTCAATTGAATGCGACAAGTTAGACACTATTGAGGAAATCGTTTGCTGAATCGCTGATTTTGTTTAGCCATTTCTTAACTTTGCTATTGTTTAAATAATATGTTTATCTTATATAGTGGTATAGGAGGATTTCAATTTGGCTTTTAAAATATCAGTTGTCATGGCGGTCTACAATAAGGAAAAATATGTAAGCCAGGCAATAGAATCAATCATCAACCAGAGCCTCGGATTTGAGGAAAACATACAATTGATACTTGTTGATGATAAAAGCAGTGACAACACACTTGAAATTCTTGAAAAATACCAGAAAAAATACCCCAAAAACATCACTCTAATCAGAAATGAAATTAACAGGGGCTCTTCATATTCCCGAAATCAGGGCCTCAAACATGTCACAGGTGAATATGTCAACTTCCATGACAGTGACGATTATATGTCAAGGCACGCATTCAAGGCGGCATGTGATTTTCTAGATGAATACTACGAGGTCAACATCGCATCCATTCCGATAAAATACTTTGGAGTCAAAAGGGGAGACCATAACCTCAACTTCAAGTATGAAAAGGATCAGGTAATAAATGTAATCACAGACCCGCAGTACATTCAGCTTTCCGGTGCCTCAGCGTTTTTCAGGGCAGATTTGGTTAAAAAGTTCCAGTTCAATGAAAATCTGAGGGTTTCAGAGGATGCACTTCTAATTAACCAGATGCTTTTAAACAATCCCCTTCTGGGATTTCTCTCAAAGCATACCTATCACTACAGAAAGGACGGAACCCAGAATTCACTTATCACCTCATCAGCAAGCACTAAATCATACTTCACAACAAGAATTGACGAATACTTCCTGAAACTGATTGCATATGCAAAATCCAAGTTCAGAGAGATTCCGAAATTCATCCAGTATGTGCTGATGTATGACCTGCAGTGGATTGTGGAGATTAGAAAAATCCACACTCTTCTGGACAAGGATGAGATGAGAACTCTCTACACCAAGATTATGGAGATTCTCTCATATGTCGATGAGGATGTCATTCTCAACCAGAGGTCAATTCCGGCTGCTTTAAAGGCCCATGTAATTCTCATGAAGCGTCACGGATGGGACTATCTAAATGACAAGGCCAGCGTCATTGACAACTTCAATCTAAACACAATGTTTGTGGACAATTTCCATTTCCTAAACGACCATGAAGTCAAAATCGACGGAATCCTTACAAATTTCACCGAAGACACCCAAATCACAGCAGTTGTTGACGGGAGGGAGATTCCAACAACTCCAATGAACTATCCTCAAAGGGACAACTATTCACTGGACTTCAACTACGGATTCAATCACTGCTTCAAGGTGACCATGCCATATAAAAAGGGTACTGTAATTTCATTCAAAACTCAAAATGGTCCTTTAAACATTGAATATAATCAGACATCAAGATTAAATGAGGTTTCAGGATACAAGCTCTCAAAAAACCATATTGCAGTTGCTGAAAAAAACCGCATTGAAATAATTAATAAGTCAGTTGCATCAGCATTTAAGCTTGAGGCTAAAACACTTTTTAAAATGCTTAAAAACCGCTCCCAGGGATGGGTGACTGGAGTTTTATTAAGGGGGCTCAATATTCTTGCATATCCGTTTTACAGAAACAAGCGCATCTGGCTTTTCATGGACCTTCCGCAGGTTGCAGGAGACAACGCACTGGAACTTTTCAAATACGTAAATTCCATAGATATTAATGTAAAGCCCGCATTTGTTTTAGAGATTTCCCCGCAAAAGGAATACGATTACCTTACAGGTTCCAAATTAGACAAGATCAAGCGTCTTTTATCACTGGCTGAAAAATCAGAGCAGTTCCGGGAACTTGAAAAGATAGGAAAAGTCATTGCCTACAGGTCACTGAAGCACAGGCTCTACACAATATTTTGCGAATTCATCATCACATCACACCCCGACAAC is a window from the Methanobrevibacter sp. genome containing:
- a CDS encoding coenzyme F420-0:L-glutamate ligase codes for the protein MRCVGTVVRGIRTPIIKENDDLATIVVDSLMNAKESEGFEFKDKDVVAITEAVVGISEGNYVTVDDVAKDLQEKFPSKSIGVVNPILSRNRFSIVLKGIARGMDKIVLQTTFPADEVGNGILDEEILAESDFHLGSVISEDDYKETFGSWIHPFTGINMIDFYRELIESEDCEVEFVFSNDVKTILDYSKDVLTCDIHTRGKTVALLKDLGANVYGLHQILTEPVDGSGFNPQYGLLGSNKATEEKLKLFPKTGDKLVKEVQKRLIDITGKQIEVMVYGDGAFKDPVGKIWELADPVVSPAHTDGLIGTPNEIKLKYVSDNKFADLRGDELKEAIKEEIRNKDKDLTGQMITEGTTPRVLTDLIGSLCDLTSGSGDKGTPVVFIQGYFDNLAND
- a CDS encoding CDP-glycerol glycerophosphotransferase family protein — its product is MAFKISVVMAVYNKEKYVSQAIESIINQSLGFEENIQLILVDDKSSDNTLEILEKYQKKYPKNITLIRNEINRGSSYSRNQGLKHVTGEYVNFHDSDDYMSRHAFKAACDFLDEYYEVNIASIPIKYFGVKRGDHNLNFKYEKDQVINVITDPQYIQLSGASAFFRADLVKKFQFNENLRVSEDALLINQMLLNNPLLGFLSKHTYHYRKDGTQNSLITSSASTKSYFTTRIDEYFLKLIAYAKSKFREIPKFIQYVLMYDLQWIVEIRKIHTLLDKDEMRTLYTKIMEILSYVDEDVILNQRSIPAALKAHVILMKRHGWDYLNDKASVIDNFNLNTMFVDNFHFLNDHEVKIDGILTNFTEDTQITAVVDGREIPTTPMNYPQRDNYSLDFNYGFNHCFKVTMPYKKGTVISFKTQNGPLNIEYNQTSRLNEVSGYKLSKNHIAVAEKNRIEIINKSVASAFKLEAKTLFKMLKNRSQGWVTGVLLRGLNILAYPFYRNKRIWLFMDLPQVAGDNALELFKYVNSIDINVKPAFVLEISPQKEYDYLTGSKLDKIKRLLSLAEKSEQFRELEKIGKVIAYRSLKHRLYTIFCEFIITSHPDNTIIYPFWGNYAHLSGLMKPKTVFLQHGVTKDNVSEWLNEFDKPLAMLSTVSDAEKESFKNPDYGYSPDIIKTLGFPRFDKLENHDRKEIVLMPSWRRQLDQLSAEDFVKTNFYKHFNELLCDEEIINFAKQHGYKVIFKPHRNLHKFVSTFTKHPDVIFDLNLKNYTETFNNSSLIVTDYSSIAFDFAYLKKPLIYYQFDNNYHFNVEEAYFQYERDGFGPVARSHEDLKAEILRIIANGCQMDEEYERRVDEFFKYIDRNNSKRVVEEILRLDTYY